TCCTGATCGCGCTGGTCGCTCACATGCCCCTCCCCCATACCCACCTTCTCCGCAGGAGCAAACCATGACCGATGGCAGCGAGAGGACGATTACCCTGAAGAAAGCGTTTGACCAGAACATCGTCGGGGAGAACATTCTCGAAATCGCCGAGTTCGCCGTGGAAAAGTACGAGTTTCGCCACGACTCGACACTCTCCGACGAGGTCCGGGAGGCGGCGCTGAAGGAGGCCGCCCAGGCTCTCTGGAAGATGGTCGAGGAGCTCCGGCTGCGGCGCAAGCACATCCTGAAACGGATGTTCGACTTGGCGGATGCAACGGTAAAGGGAGCGGTCGAAGACGGATAGCGCGGTCCGGGTCGCGAGCCGTGCTCAATGATCACGGCTGCACCCGTCCCAGTCACGCGTGGGAACCGCTCGGCTCCCAGCTCCTCCATCCGCGCCCGCGGTGCCCGAAGTCGAAGCGACCCGGGTGAAGGCACTCCGCCAGGATCTCGGCCGACTCCACCACGCGCGGCCCCGGCCGGTTGAAGTACTGGTTGCCGTCCGTGATCACCACCCGGCCCTCGCGCACGGCGGAGAGCCTGTGCCATTCCGGCCGGGCGGCCAGCGCGGGCATCTCCCGCTCGGCGCGCTCGATGTCGAACCCGCAGGGCATGACCGCGATCACGTCGGGGTCGGCGGCGACGAGCTCATCGATGTCCCGATAGCCGGAGTGCGCCCCGGCCTCCCCGAGCGGGTCCACCCCGCCGGCGCACTCCACCAGCTCCGGCACCCAGTTGCCTGCCATCATGAGCGGGTCGATCCACTCGATGCAGGCTATGGAGGGCCGCCGCAGCGCACGCGTGGCGTGGCGGAGTACCTCGAGCCGGCCCGTCAGGCGCGCCACCAGCCCGTCGCCGCGCGCCGGTTCCCCGAGCGCGGCCGCGACCGCCCGGATGTCGCTCCAGACGTCGCCCAGCGCCATCGGCTCGAGCGACACGATCGCCGGTTGCGAGCGCACCAGGTCGCACACCGCGCGCTCCACGTCCCGCAGGCTCACCGCGCACACCTCGCACTGGGTCTGGGTGACGATGACGGTGGGCGCCAGCCGGTCGAGCAGGACCGGGTCGACACTGTACACCGACAGGCCGTCGCGGACGATCGCCTGCACCTGGTCGTCGATGGCCCGGCTGTAGGCCTCCACCTTCACCTTCGAGCTCGAGCAGGTGGGCAGCCGTGCGACGCCGGGCGGATGGTCGCACTCGTGCGACCGGCCCACGAGCTCGCGCTCGAAGCCCAGCGCGCACACGATCTCGGTCGCGCTCGCGATGAGCGAGACGATGCGGTGGGGCATGCCGGT
This region of Gammaproteobacteria bacterium genomic DNA includes:
- a CDS encoding cobalamin-binding protein, which produces MPHRIVSLIASATEIVCALGFERELVGRSHECDHPPGVARLPTCSSSKVKVEAYSRAIDDQVQAIVRDGLSVYSVDPVLLDRLAPTVIVTQTQCEVCAVSLRDVERAVCDLVRSQPAIVSLEPMALGDVWSDIRAVAAALGEPARGDGLVARLTGRLEVLRHATRALRRPSIACIEWIDPLMMAGNWVPELVECAGGVDPLGEAGAHSGYRDIDELVAADPDVIAVMPCGFDIERAEREMPALAARPEWHRLSAVREGRVVITDGNQYFNRPGPRVVESAEILAECLHPGRFDFGHRGRGWRSWEPSGSHA